One region of Verrucomicrobiia bacterium genomic DNA includes:
- a CDS encoding beta-L-arabinofuranosidase domain-containing protein, with amino-acid sequence MKKILLVVSSLVLIHAHRPPAHAQGDGDQFLDGIGETALVARYLFNGSPQDLSRNSHHATLNGATNAFTDDPRFGRVLSLNGTSHVNLPGDLLDDHESLSVTGWLFLRSADPWQRFFDFGQDTTHYFFCTPVGAGPDDGFRARITSEGWESEQGPAAPRLSTNQWIHIAVTLDAAQKRLNTYVNGRRVAQSSNVNLNMAQVLSETGSENHLYIGRSQFDSDPHLDARLHDVRIYSIALTDQQVATIYSNKLSGASGSTSASISGSSTSGAKAFMAGITSVSDVTAETTVGHLPKLPFTVPAADANQTTGLMVRVIWPSPSNNVQVLQPGSYSITGIVAGTAFKPVAKVTVKRGSAAPAPARVLETFPLNRVTLERDEQQRETQFMKNRNKFMQGLAESNPDRYLYMFRDAFGQPQPDGAQALRGWDSQTTRLRGHATGHYLTAIAQACASSGYDPALQSNFVRKMNYLIDTLHDLSSRSGMPTNAGAAAVADPTAVPFGPGNTNYNSDLSTNGIRTDYWNWGKGFISAYPPDQFIMLEQGATYGTRNTQIWAPYYTLHKILAGLLDCYEVGGNEKALQIARNMGLWVHARLSQLPAATRISMWNRYIAGEYGGMNEVMARLNRLTNDARFLEGARLFDNINFFFGDSNFTHGLAFNVDTIRGKHANQHIPQITGALETYRGSNDPKYYRVAENFWDITRHSYMYSIGGVAGAKNPNNAECFTAHPDTLFANGFANGGQNETCATYNLLKLSRYLFQFDPEARYMDYYEQALYNHILASVAENNSGNTYHVPLNPGARKQFGNGNMSGYTCCNGTAIESSTKLQDSIYFRSANNDALYVNLYVPSTLTWSERSVTVRQRTDFPYEDSVRIVVNGEGAFDLRLRVPMWAAKGFHVKINGEQQSISGTPGTYLSLQRTWKSNDTVEIRMPFGFRLERLMDQPNIASVFFGPVLLAAEEPDARTTWQPVTLNGSDLSESIKGDPASLRFTIGDAKLKPFFETYDRHSVYFDVTLQ; translated from the coding sequence AGCCCCCAGGACCTTTCCCGCAACAGCCACCATGCAACGCTGAATGGTGCAACGAACGCATTCACCGATGATCCCCGGTTTGGCAGGGTCTTGTCACTAAATGGAACGAGCCATGTGAATTTGCCGGGCGATCTTCTTGATGATCACGAGAGCCTGAGCGTCACGGGCTGGCTGTTCTTGCGTTCTGCCGACCCGTGGCAACGCTTCTTCGATTTCGGACAGGACACCACACACTATTTCTTTTGCACGCCCGTTGGAGCCGGACCCGACGACGGATTTCGAGCGCGCATTACCTCGGAAGGCTGGGAATCGGAACAAGGGCCGGCCGCACCGCGCCTTTCGACAAATCAATGGATTCACATCGCCGTAACGCTCGATGCTGCACAGAAGAGGCTGAACACCTATGTCAATGGCAGGCGCGTTGCGCAATCGAGCAACGTCAATTTGAACATGGCGCAGGTGTTGAGCGAAACAGGTTCGGAAAATCATTTGTATATTGGCAGGTCGCAGTTCGACAGCGATCCCCACCTCGATGCGCGTTTGCACGATGTGCGCATCTACAGCATCGCGCTCACTGATCAGCAGGTCGCCACGATCTATTCCAACAAACTGTCAGGAGCGAGCGGCAGCACGAGCGCGTCCATCTCAGGATCTTCAACGAGCGGAGCAAAAGCGTTCATGGCCGGCATCACGAGCGTGTCGGATGTGACTGCCGAAACGACTGTCGGGCACCTGCCAAAGCTTCCCTTCACTGTTCCAGCGGCTGATGCGAATCAAACAACAGGTCTCATGGTGCGCGTCATCTGGCCATCGCCCTCGAACAACGTGCAGGTGCTTCAGCCTGGCAGCTACTCCATCACTGGCATCGTGGCGGGCACCGCATTCAAGCCTGTGGCGAAAGTGACCGTCAAACGCGGGTCCGCCGCCCCGGCACCGGCGCGAGTGCTTGAGACGTTTCCGTTGAACCGCGTCACGCTTGAACGCGACGAGCAACAACGTGAAACGCAGTTCATGAAGAATCGGAACAAGTTCATGCAGGGCCTGGCGGAATCGAATCCCGACCGTTATCTCTACATGTTCCGCGACGCATTCGGCCAGCCGCAGCCGGACGGCGCACAGGCCTTGCGCGGGTGGGACAGCCAGACGACCCGTTTGCGCGGTCATGCCACGGGCCATTACCTGACCGCCATTGCGCAGGCCTGCGCGAGCTCAGGCTACGACCCCGCGCTGCAGTCGAACTTCGTTCGCAAGATGAATTACCTGATCGATACCCTCCATGATCTTTCGAGCCGTTCCGGAATGCCGACAAACGCAGGTGCGGCTGCCGTCGCCGATCCCACGGCAGTTCCGTTCGGGCCCGGAAACACGAATTACAATTCCGACCTGAGCACCAACGGCATTCGCACTGATTACTGGAATTGGGGCAAGGGGTTCATCAGCGCGTATCCGCCGGACCAATTCATCATGCTGGAACAAGGCGCAACCTACGGAACGCGCAACACGCAAATCTGGGCGCCCTATTACACACTGCATAAAATCCTGGCGGGGCTGCTCGACTGCTATGAAGTCGGCGGCAATGAGAAGGCATTGCAGATCGCAAGGAACATGGGGCTGTGGGTTCATGCGCGCCTGAGCCAGCTGCCGGCCGCGACACGGATCAGCATGTGGAACCGCTACATCGCGGGTGAGTACGGCGGCATGAACGAAGTCATGGCGCGGCTGAATCGGCTCACGAACGATGCCCGATTCCTGGAAGGCGCGCGTCTGTTTGATAACATCAATTTCTTCTTCGGAGATTCAAACTTCACCCACGGCCTCGCGTTCAATGTCGACACGATTCGCGGCAAGCACGCCAACCAGCACATTCCGCAGATCACCGGCGCGCTTGAGACGTATCGCGGCTCAAATGATCCAAAGTATTATCGAGTTGCAGAGAACTTCTGGGACATCACGCGGCACAGTTATATGTACAGCATCGGCGGAGTCGCTGGCGCAAAGAATCCGAACAACGCGGAATGCTTCACCGCCCATCCTGACACATTGTTCGCGAACGGGTTCGCAAACGGCGGGCAGAACGAGACCTGCGCAACGTACAACCTGCTGAAGCTGAGTCGCTACCTTTTCCAGTTCGATCCAGAGGCGCGGTACATGGATTATTACGAGCAGGCCCTCTACAACCATATTCTGGCATCCGTCGCCGAGAACAATTCCGGCAACACCTATCACGTGCCGTTGAACCCGGGCGCCCGCAAACAATTCGGGAATGGAAACATGAGCGGCTACACGTGCTGCAACGGCACGGCGATCGAAAGCAGCACGAAGCTGCAGGATTCCATCTACTTCCGCAGCGCGAACAATGACGCCCTCTATGTGAACCTCTACGTGCCTTCGACACTCACGTGGTCCGAGCGCAGCGTCACGGTTCGGCAACGGACGGATTTTCCTTACGAAGATTCGGTTCGGATCGTGGTGAATGGGGAAGGCGCTTTTGACCTGCGCCTGCGAGTTCCGATGTGGGCGGCAAAAGGTTTCCACGTGAAAATCAATGGTGAGCAGCAATCCATTTCCGGGACACCCGGCACCTATCTTTCGCTGCAACGCACCTGGAAGAGCAACGACACTGTGGAAATCAGGATGCCGTTTGGGTTCCGGCTTGAGCGGCTCATGGATCAGCCAAACATCGCGAGCGTCTTTTTCGGCCCTGTTCTGCTGGCGGCTGAGGAGCCGGACGCGCGCACAACGTGGCAGCCTGTGACATTGAACGGCAGTGATCTTTCTGAATCGATCAAGGGTGATCCCGCCTCACTTCGTTTTACGATCGGTGATGCGAAGTTGAAACCGTTCTTTGAAACCTACGATCGGCATTCCGTTTACTTCGACGTGACGCTCCAGTAG